TGCCGCCTGTCTTGGGAAGCTCCTCCTTCACTTTTTTCGCAGGAGGTTCCATTCCAGGACATCTTTCACGAAATGAAGGAAATCCTTCGttctcatctccttttcttctcttctggtgtttttgatgtttatttcctttgccaTCTCCCTGTGGATATTccacttccttctcttttgatTTGGTAGGATCTTTGACGACATGGTGTGCTCTTCCAGAAGATTTTCCAGGGTAATTTCCAGCTCTATTACCAGCTGACCTTGACCTAGAACAATAGTTACGACTCTTCCCTTCGCCTCTTCTTGGATACAGCCGCGATCGCGAGTAGGAATGCAAATGGGAACGACAAAATGATCGAGAGTGGGAGCgagagggggaagaagctgATCTTGACTTGGAGTAGGTATAGAAACTTCTAGAGTAAGATGAAGCACTAGAAGGAGGCTtggaccttaaaaaaaacacaacacacacacacgaagttaattcaaaacagtcactctccccagttttttccttccagatttgctttggggtttttgacTCTCCATACACTTATGTTCTTTCAGCTGCTGACATAATGCTACTGCCAACCGAAGAACTTAATAACATGTACAAGTTTCGGCTCACAAGACAGAACAGCTGTTGCTTTGTTAATGGAAAAACATACAGGAAGGCTAAGTCTGTTTCCACTCACTTCTACCACGCGAACTACCATAGCTATCGGCTGATTTAAGGTGGTGTATAGTGGCCTCTACTGCTATGTGAACGCACCCATTTTTTCACTACTCTGCAACGACATGCAGCGCAAATCATTTTTGTTGCAGTAAGATGCAAAAAGAGCAAGTCTTAATGGCTACAGTGCAGTATCAAACATCAGGAAAACACGATTTGGCCTGAAGACAGTAAAGctcaattttaaaatgccagcttAGTCTCTTTAACTTCACTACTTCTTTGGCAATTTGTACAGGATGCAAAATACTTGCACTGCAGTCTTACAATCAACACTTCTAGCCCAATGTCCTAGCAAAAACTTGCACATACCTCTAGCTCTAACCAAGGATAGTGACAGCGCTTCAAGAAAGAGTCGTATCTAAATGCTTCTAAACTCAGCCTCGAGTAATATGACTCAATGCCATTACTCTAGGAAGGATACTGACAGCATTACTAAGAGACAGCTATGCAGACTCCTGCCCAAGTGATTTGGGGGGATAGAAAACATCAGCTGCCCTGCgttttttcttcacaagtttctcttgtttttcatttaacaatGTCAACAAAATTCTAGTGAAAGCCACCAGTCTGCAGTCCAGCTTAAAATCTCTCCGTGTACCTACAGGAGAGAGACAAAAGAGGAAGACAATTTCTCTCACATATCTCCTCCGATGTGCTTTGAGGTAATGGTTACAATCAGAACAGGGAGATGCAGAAAATCCGGCTACTACACCTATTCAGTTCCTAGCCTCCTCACGGCTCTCAGGAGGTGAAGGATGTCATTGCAGAGAAGCTTCAGGGAAAGAGACCCCTGTTCCTTAACAACTGCTGCCCCATTATCACCATCAGTCAACTGTAATCTCTGCCATATTTGAGCCAGTAACCTACCTATGAAACTCCTATCCCTGCTAATCCCTTGAATCATCCAATCCATCCAATGAGAGAGGGGTGCAGTGGAACTCCCCCTGATTCTTCCAGACAACCTGCTGCTCCATTACAGACATGTAAACCAGTTACCTGGAAAACGAATGCCTACGCTCCTCTGGAATCTTTTTACATTCCATCAATTCCTTAGCAAAATCACTGGTAAACTCATCAAGTttggactttttcttttccctgttaaaaTAAGTTTGACCTTTATTACAAAAAGGCACCAAGAGACAAAACATGGCCAATATGAGAAAATATAGACTGCATGCAAATGCAACAGGGGAACATCCCATTTCAGCAAAAACAGTTCAGCGTTCCTACAAGTTTTAGGGAAAGTTTTAGAATTACATTTGTCTTGGTTTAGTTTTGCATGTTTACCATCTGCAACACAAAAGTATACTGGAAAAAACACTGTCATTTTTGCTTACGTCAGGTGCACTTGAGTGTAACTGCAGCTCATTATGtgatcaaaatacaaaaatgaagaacaacGCAGCTTCACTGAGCCAAATACTTACTCCTCTTTAAGACTCCGTTGTTCTCTGTAAAACTCCTCCCCAGAGAAAGGAGATGCTTGAGTCCTTGGGATGGTAGGTGAAGGAGACATGGGTACTGCTCTTGGAACCCAAGCTGATGACGTGTTTGCGGGAGCTGGGGGATATCCTGGAGGGGGGACAGCGCACCCAGCAGATGGAGGCTGGCCAGGTGGAAACTGAGGAGGAAACGGTGGTGGTGGTACCCCCAGTGGAAGAGGAAGTGCGTGGCGTGCTGGAGGATACAAGGGAGCTGGACGCACAGGCACAAAGACTGGTGTTGATTCTGGTAGTGCTGGGGCCTGAGTCCTTTGGGTACACTCGCTGTGCAGGCGTCCTCGATTTGGACCTctaaagaaacccaaaaccatGTGTCACTGTTTGTTACACTCTGTCggattttaaagaggaaagcgAAGGAAGCGGGAGCATGGTGGGGAGCACTTCTTGTTCTCAACTTAagcatttttctccctgctttccgTTCATGTGAGATTACACTCATTTCTTGATCCTCATACTTGCCTTCCACATCCTCACCCCCAACACTCCCCTCGGTCTTCTCTCCTGACACTCAGCTTTGCAGCTGCAAGTGGAGGCTGCCCACGCTTAACAGAGACTCCCATCTCCCACGTGCCATGTGCCCACCGCTCCTCTGCTACTCCTGGAGACACTTAATATTTCGCACTTCTAACCTTCAAAGTCCTGCACAAATATTAACTCATCTTCTCTCAAACTTCTTTTAACCTCTTCCACATACGCTTCCTGTGCTGTCGCCTCATGATGATGTACTTGGCCTGTTCTTGTCCCtgcattgttattttcttgcttactGAATCTGAGATTTTAAATCATCTGTGGGGTGGATCCccatttttgtttggatttatCTTTgagattttataaacacagtgcacCCTTACAGTCGATCTAACATcaagcatataaaaaaatgaaggactGACTTGGCACAGCAATAAGAGATAAAACAGACTCTTCTCTTTCCAAcggagagaaagcagcttggctatCTGAGACGACTAAATTGAAGAAACTCAGAATTGTCCTAAAATAACAGCCTTGACTTTTCCAATGATTTGCTCAATCAGAATCAACTAAGTTGTTCAAAAAAGAATGCTGGAGGCTGGTTTCTATTGGGAAATCAATTTCTTCAGCCTTATACAGCCAGTGAGCAAAAGGGTGGCTTTCCACCTGATCCTTTAATTAGATTTGATTTTTAGATGCACTTATGGTTTCCTCAGAAAGCGTGCATTTTTCAGAGTCCTCTTTTCAATTATGCACTGGACTTCTATTGTAAATAATCTTACTGCGAGCACATACCCCTTTGTTAAAGCCAATTCAAattaggccatttaaaaattaatgaccaCTTGTATTCTACACAACTATCTGTGCACACTTACTTCATCATAAATCAGCTGTTGTAGAATTTATGTGTTACAGCCTCATTTAACAGGTTACCAGTATGaatacattgaatttctgcagaacacttacagttcccagcctggtctGCCACCTGCTGAGCAAATTGTACTGGCTCTCGCTGGATGACCTTTtggagtggagagaggaaaaagcaaaaaatcccattcagtgTATCTGAAGatcattttttaacagaaattctttttagaaaaattaaaagttacagTTCCTTACCAGTGGTGCGTGTTGATTGTCCTTGGGGGCCCAGGCGACTTGGTAATGCTGGTTGTCTTAGTACAGGGGTCTGACAGCCCTTGTGAATAAATGCAGACAGTTGGAAAACAAGCTCTACTAAAATACAAGAATCGCTGCAAATGTTGAAACAAAGcttaccttctcttccaacAAACTGCTGACTGACAGAGACGAATATGTAGAATGTTCAGCAGCAgtcaccagagcagcaggaggtgtaaGAGTCACGAGTGGgggtggtggcagtggcagctgctgctgctgttggtgcCACATCTGCTGACGGTGCCTTCTTCTGTAACCGGCTCCACTTTTGAAGTTGCTCACagcctagaggcagaaaaacatttacgCAAAGGTAatatgaaacttcagcagatatACGAACAAAAGCCTCCACAGAGTAAAATTACTTGTGTAATTAGCTGTAAATGCTATCAATCCCCAAAGAAATCAACATGCCGATACATGAACACATCACATTAAACACTGATACTAGTGATTGGTAACTCGGAGTGTCTGTATTCAAAGTACTGCCGTGTTAACACAGAATTTGAAAGCGAGGCAATCACCTTAAACAAAAGCATGACCTGAATTTGCCAGATTGTCTCCAAGGAGTTGTAAGCTTCTGTGATAACAGATAATGCACTTGAAAGGTAAATTTAGCCTTATTCAAGTCAACCTTGCTTAAGCAGATGTAAACTaatatttccttccctttcagctttttacaaAGAGCCTATTCTTACAAGCACTTTACGTAAAAGTCATCAGGTTACCCGGCGTAGGCACTTGTTGGCCACTAAAGCATCAGGCGAAACACCTGTCTGATGACACTCTGGACATCTATGCTCCTCAGATTCCAGTAAGGCTGTTCTAATACCTGTGTACaattagaataatcaaaatagcatttagccaaactaaggaagttttgggggttctaATCAACTATAAAAACACCTATATGATCCACAGGTGAATATGGTCTTGAAGTGAGAGCATGAAGCTATAAAGGTTCAATAGCGTAAAAAATTTCTAGTATGCAGCAAATAACTCTAGAGTTTTGGTATGTCACTGTTGTAACATTTGAAGATGTAGAGTAGGCTGTGTCTTGATGTTTCAGCTAGTCTTTTTCCCACTATATAGTACAGTGAGAAGTCCCCACCCTCCAGGTTAACGAATAAAACTtgtctcagaaaaacaaatagtagGTTCAAAAAACCATTACTAGGTTCGCGCTCTGAAGGTTTTAACCAACTCTCCCGTGGAGGAAAATGTGGATTAAATGCTGCTAACTATCCGTTTGTTGCAGACCACCGAAAGTCACCAGAGTTGGCTATATAGTTTTGtatgagagaaagggctgtgggCAAACTAAATGCACTCAATATCCAATACTGCAATCACCTGCACAATCAGCCACTCCTCTCATACTCGTCCTTCCGCATGTAAATTTAACTAAAAAGCTAtgtattttactatttatttatttatttaactattaaagctctgtggcttttttccccctttatacGAGAAGAGCCCTTTCCTATTCAGGGTATACTTAAGTATAAAATAGAACtggtaacaaaataatttcgctatctcctctttctgctttcagaagagcagATGTGCTGTTTTGAATTAACAAACATGGGAGTTCACACTTACATTCATCACAataactgtttccacagcagggaataaTAGCCGCATCAGTCATTATCTCCTTACAAATGAGACATAAAATCTCCTCTGGAATAGGATcatctgaggaggaagaggatggctCCTCCGGtaaaaagggaggcttttccttctctcttctagcataagcttccctggaggaggggaaaggggaaggaaaaagaaacaaattaaagatGGGTAAAGGAgaacttttccaagctttggatCTTATCAAAGGAAGACAGGAGATGGAATTCTTCTCACTCCACATTAGCCTCCTAAAACATAGGCATTTAGTTGAACCTACTTTTCTATAGCCACCACACTAGAATAGGGAGGGGGGAACAATTTTCCCACCGCAGACCTCTCCCATTCAGTGGATCAACAATGAAATTAGCTCAGatgagcttgtgggtcgagataaggacaggagagatcactcaccaattaccgtcacgggcaaaacagactcagcttggggaaaattaactcaatatattacaaatcaaccagagtagggtaatgagaaataaacccaaatctcagaacaccttccctccacccctcccttcttcccaggcacagctttaCTCCCAAATGCTCTAcctaccctccccccccagcggcgcagggggacagggaatgggggttacggtcagttcatcacaccttgtctctgccgctccttcctcctcagggggaagactcctcactcttccccttctccagtgcagggtccctcccacgggagacagttctccatgaacttctccagcgtgggtccttcccatgggctgcagttcttcacgaactgctccagcatgggtcccttccatgggctgcagtccttcaggagcacactgctccagcgtgggtaccccacggggtcacaagtcctgccagaaaacctgctccgtgggctcctctccacagatctgcatgtcctgccaggagcctgctccagagcggggttcccacggggtcacagcctcctttgggaacacacctgctccggcgtggggtcctccacgggctgcaggtggacatCTGCTTTACTGTGGACCTccgctccaccgtggacctccctggactgcagggggacagcctgcctcaccatggtcttccccacaggctgcaggggaatctctgctccggcgcctggagcatctcctccccctcctgcttcactgaccttggtgtctgcagggttgtttctcttacatgttctcactcctctctccggctgccgttttccctctgtcccaactttttttcccttcttaaaaatgttatcacagaggcgtcACCACTATTGCggattggctcggccttggctggcggcgggtccgtcttagagctggctggtattggctctcttgaacacaggggaagcttccagcagcttcttacagcagccacccctgtaaccttcccccccacccccgctaccaaaaacttgccacacaaagccaatacagacaTTTACGCACGGTTTCTCTCGTTCACTTTTTGGTCGGTCCAATTAATTCCATACTTACACATTAACACGTGGTATTGcgtattttccagtttttgtcaCCATGACACCCTTCCTTTTGGGATCTTTCACCTCCACCAAGAAACTCCTTGGAATTCCTGTGGTCTTTTTCATCCTGGGCACAGACCCAAAACTTTCGTCCTGTTGAGACAAGAAATGCAGACATACTGCATCTTAAGacccacacttaaaatgacatttcaatgatgattttaagcagcaagagcctttaatcctctccttttacCTAGCGTAAGGGTCGCTCGactaaaatacttcttttcctaaatGAATACAGCCAGGATGTTCCAAAGGCTTGAGCAGTGTTTTGAATTCGGTCGACATTCTTTGGCTTACCCTCAGGTTCCTTAA
This genomic window from Buteo buteo chromosome 33, bButBut1.hap1.1, whole genome shotgun sequence contains:
- the LOC142026381 gene encoding E3 ubiquitin-protein ligase RBBP6-like, with the protein product MSCVHYKFFSKLNYDMVTFDGLYISLPDLKLQIMAREKLTAASCDLLITNAQTNEEYTDGNALIPRNSSVIVRRIPAGGVKVTSKPRVTAPKSHQTPETAFRSQTEPVRGTSKATDDSPASLSLAHLAKTANLAEASASEEDKIKAMMIQSCHEYDPINYMKKPVGPPASSYTCHRCRKPGHSMKNCPRNGDESFGSVPRMKKTTGIPRSFLVEVKDPKRKGVMVTKTGKYAIPRVNVEAYARREKEKPPFLPEEPSSSSSDDPIPEEILCLICKEIMTDAAIIPCCGNSYCDECIRTALLESEEHRCPECHQTGVSPDALVANKCLRRAVSNFKSGAGYRRRHRQQMWHQQQQQLPLPPPPLVTLTPPAALVTAAEHSTYSSLSVSSLLEEKGCQTPVLRQPALPSRLGPQGQSTRTTGHPARASTICSAGGRPGWELGPNRGRLHSECTQRTQAPALPESTPVFVPVRPAPLYPPARHALPLPLGVPPPPFPPQFPPGQPPSAGCAVPPPGYPPAPANTSSAWVPRAVPMSPSPTIPRTQASPFSGEEFYREQRSLKEEEKKKSKLDEFTSDFAKELMECKKIPEERRHSFSRSKPPSSASSYSRSFYTYSKSRSASSPSRSHSRSFCRSHLHSYSRSRLYPRRGEGKSRNYCSRSRCPGMEPPAKKVKEELPKTGGIETSSSQKGEKVLGTPQKVHPKVTKDHPETRPAEEEKAKKDHNENDSESNVSAKDEGAAGKSPKDPKEKSADKWAWPRQAPPQAPRPASIAPTDPAAPQRVEVNPTLWISATPPRTLWTLPWPYRTPLAL